AATATTCAAACACAATATCCAAATAGTGTTGTTGCTGGACACCATGGCTTCTTTAAAATAGATGATATCACAGTGGTAAATGAAATACGTGATTTTCAACCGGACTTTATTTTTGTGGGGATGGGTTATCCAAGACAAGAACAATGGATTGCACAACATCGTGATGCCTTTGAACATACTTTTATGATGGGTGTCGGCGGATCTATCGATGTGTTTAGTGGTACAGTGAAACGAGCGCCACTCATATGGAGAAAACTCAATTTAGAGTGGCTTTATCGTAGCTTTAAGGATATCAAACGAATCCATAGACTCAAACGAATTCCGAAATTTATTATGGCAGTTTTTAAACAGAAAATAGCGCATAGATAATAATGTATTAAAGTTAAAATGAGAGAAATACAAAATAAAGGCCATGAAATACACTTCATGGCCTTTAATTGTTATTTAATTTCAAAGCGATTAGCATCAAGTTGTTGTCTGAACGCTTTTTGTTCTTTGGCTGACTTCTTTTTAAAGTCTTTGAGAAATGCCTCGTATTGTGGAAGTATTTCTTCTACAGTACCAATCGATTTAAGACGTCCAGCTTCAATCCAAGCAATTTTATTACAAAAATCTCGAACTTGTCCTAAATTGTGGCTAACAAAAAAGATCGTTTTATCTGCTTCTTTAAATTCATATATTTTTTTTAAACTTTTTTGTGTGAATGTTTGGTCACCAACGGATAATGCTTCATCAATGACAAGTATTTCAGGGTCTACGGTAACACTAATTGAAAAACCAAGTTTTGATCGCATCCCACTTGAATATTTTTTAACCGGCTGGTAAATAAATTCGCCCAGTTCGCTGAATTCAATGATTTTAGGTGTCAGTTCTTTAATTTGTTTTTTACTGAATCCCATGCATAACATTTTAAATTCAATATTTTCAATCCCTGTTAAATTCCCGTTAAGACCGGCATTAATTGCAATCACGTTGACATCACCATTACGTGTTACTGTACCCTTTGTAGCAGAAAGTGAGCCACCAATAATGTTGCTCAAAGTTGACTTGCCAGATCCATTAATACCGACAAGACCGATAACGTCACCGGCATATGCTTCAAACGATATATCATTTAATGCGTAGAAAGTGTTGTTTTTGTGTTTTGGTAGCAGGGCATCTTTAATACGTTCTTTATTATTACGATATATGCGATATTCTTTTGTAATATGGTCAATTGTAACGGTTGGTTTCATGTCTTTACAGTCCTTACGTTAAATTTATATGGAAATTTATGAGTTTTACTTTCACATACTTATGTATATAGA
This region of Staphylococcus sp. IVB6240 genomic DNA includes:
- the tagH gene encoding teichoic acids export ABC transporter ATP-binding subunit TagH, which encodes MKPTVTIDHITKEYRIYRNNKERIKDALLPKHKNNTFYALNDISFEAYAGDVIGLVGINGSGKSTLSNIIGGSLSATKGTVTRNGDVNVIAINAGLNGNLTGIENIEFKMLCMGFSKKQIKELTPKIIEFSELGEFIYQPVKKYSSGMRSKLGFSISVTVDPEILVIDEALSVGDQTFTQKSLKKIYEFKEADKTIFFVSHNLGQVRDFCNKIAWIEAGRLKSIGTVEEILPQYEAFLKDFKKKSAKEQKAFRQQLDANRFEIK